From one Streptomyces chromofuscus genomic stretch:
- a CDS encoding DUF397 domain-containing protein, translating to MTTSTLTWFKSSYSGNDEPDCVEVAMSHPAVHVRDSKDRHRAPLAFGQRAWRDFVELVVD from the coding sequence ATGACCACCTCCACGCTGACGTGGTTCAAGAGCAGCTACAGCGGCAACGACGAGCCCGACTGCGTCGAGGTCGCCATGTCCCACCCCGCCGTCCACGTCCGCGACTCCAAGGACCGGCACCGCGCCCCCCTCGCCTTCGGGCAGCGCGCTTGGCGCGACTTCGTCGAACTGGTCGTCGACTGA
- a CDS encoding sodium:solute symporter family protein — MNSLDWAVLIGYFGVMVAIGVWSHKRVDNVSDFFTAGGKMPWWLSGISHHMSGYSAVMFTGYAGIAYTYGVTSFVTWSFPIALGIAIGSKLFAPRINRLRSRLHVASPLEYLKNRYDLKTQQALAWSGMLLKIVDVGAKWAAIATLLSVFTGVSLNQGILITGVVTGIYCTIGGLWADALTELGQFVIQLLAGLAMFFAVLVELGDHGGIFGVWDRPELDGHEKPLVGPYGTVFLLAFLFIKLFEYNGGMLNQAQRYMATPNAKEAERSARLSAVLWLVWPLVLFFPMWMSPLLVEAQKPDGSDSYALMTEQLLPHGLLGLVIVGFFSHTMAMCSSDANAIAAVFTRDVAPVLSAKARGWSERSGLISARLTTVVFLALSMAVATQVNSPTFKDIITVVIKWVAGLMGPIAIPMMLGLLRPFRRSGPTAALTSWAAGLLAFWLVNYPINWNVEGGVPLQYQVSIPLAVSLVLYVLIGYLKPEDTPERLAVIERINTDGDGAAAAVPAQPGATDGVVGAAPGKE, encoded by the coding sequence ATGAACAGTCTCGACTGGGCCGTGCTCATCGGCTACTTCGGTGTGATGGTCGCGATCGGCGTCTGGTCGCACAAGCGCGTCGACAACGTCTCGGACTTCTTCACGGCCGGCGGCAAGATGCCCTGGTGGCTGTCCGGCATCTCGCACCACATGTCCGGATACAGCGCGGTGATGTTCACGGGGTACGCGGGCATCGCCTACACCTACGGCGTCACGTCGTTCGTGACCTGGTCCTTCCCCATCGCGCTGGGCATCGCCATCGGGTCGAAGCTGTTCGCCCCGCGGATCAACCGGCTGCGCTCCCGGCTCCATGTGGCCTCCCCGCTGGAGTACCTGAAGAACCGCTACGACCTGAAGACCCAGCAGGCGCTCGCCTGGTCCGGGATGCTGCTGAAGATCGTGGACGTGGGCGCCAAGTGGGCCGCGATAGCGACCCTGTTGTCGGTGTTCACCGGTGTCTCGCTCAACCAGGGCATCCTCATCACCGGCGTCGTCACCGGCATCTACTGCACGATCGGCGGCCTGTGGGCGGACGCGCTGACCGAACTCGGGCAGTTCGTCATCCAGTTGCTGGCCGGCCTCGCGATGTTCTTCGCGGTCCTGGTCGAACTGGGCGATCACGGCGGCATCTTCGGCGTCTGGGACCGGCCCGAGCTGGACGGCCACGAGAAGCCGCTGGTGGGGCCGTACGGCACGGTGTTCCTGCTCGCGTTCCTGTTCATCAAGCTGTTCGAGTACAACGGCGGCATGCTCAACCAGGCCCAGCGCTACATGGCGACCCCGAACGCCAAGGAGGCCGAGCGGTCGGCGCGGCTGTCGGCGGTGCTGTGGCTGGTGTGGCCGCTCGTGCTGTTCTTCCCGATGTGGATGTCGCCGCTGCTGGTCGAGGCGCAGAAGCCGGACGGCTCGGACTCCTACGCCCTGATGACCGAACAGCTCCTGCCGCACGGCCTGCTGGGCCTGGTGATCGTCGGGTTCTTCTCGCACACCATGGCCATGTGCTCCTCGGACGCGAACGCGATCGCCGCCGTGTTCACCCGGGACGTGGCGCCGGTGCTGTCGGCGAAGGCGCGGGGCTGGTCGGAGCGGTCCGGGCTGATCAGCGCGCGGCTGACCACCGTGGTGTTCCTCGCGCTGTCCATGGCGGTGGCCACGCAGGTGAACTCGCCGACCTTCAAGGACATCATCACCGTGGTCATCAAGTGGGTGGCCGGCCTGATGGGACCGATCGCCATCCCGATGATGCTCGGTTTGCTGCGCCCGTTCCGCCGGTCCGGTCCGACGGCCGCGCTCACCAGCTGGGCGGCGGGCCTGCTCGCCTTCTGGCTGGTCAACTACCCGATCAACTGGAACGTCGAGGGCGGGGTGCCGCTCCAGTACCAGGTGTCGATCCCGCTGGCGGTGTCGCTGGTCCTGTACGTCCTCATCGGCTACCTGAAGCCGGAGGACACCCCGGAGCGGCTGGCGGTCATCGAGCGGATCAACACGGACGGCGACGGCGCGGCGGCGGCCGTACCGGCGCAGCCCGGCGCCACGGACGGCGTGGTGGGGGCGGCCCCCGGCAAGGAGTAG
- a CDS encoding helix-turn-helix domain-containing protein → MEDEEAAAVLRAVGRQIKAWREAAGMRQAELGAAIGYGEEMVSSVERARRIPKPDFLDKADEVLGAGGKLSVMKEDVEKARYPKNVRDLTNLEDEAVELGAYTALHVHGLLQTPEYAEALYAMRRPAYTEEEIDRLVAARMARKAVFERVPRTLLTFVQEEATLRRPVGGRMVLRQQLEHILECGGLRHVEIQVMPTDREDHASVSGSFRVLKLRDGKTLAYSAAEMHSRVISDPREVQILEMRYGMIRAQALSPRESLAFIEKMLGEKT, encoded by the coding sequence GTGGAGGACGAGGAGGCGGCGGCCGTCCTCAGGGCGGTCGGCCGCCAGATCAAGGCGTGGCGCGAGGCCGCAGGGATGCGGCAGGCGGAACTCGGGGCCGCGATCGGGTACGGCGAGGAAATGGTCTCGTCGGTGGAGCGGGCGCGACGCATTCCGAAGCCGGACTTCTTGGACAAGGCCGATGAGGTGCTGGGGGCGGGCGGCAAGCTGTCCGTGATGAAGGAGGACGTGGAGAAGGCCCGGTACCCGAAAAATGTGCGGGACCTGACGAACTTGGAGGACGAGGCGGTCGAGCTGGGCGCGTACACCGCGCTTCACGTTCACGGCTTGCTCCAGACTCCGGAGTACGCCGAGGCGTTGTACGCAATGCGTCGCCCCGCATACACAGAAGAGGAGATCGACCGCCTCGTGGCCGCGCGCATGGCCCGCAAGGCAGTATTCGAGCGCGTGCCGCGTACGCTCCTCACCTTCGTCCAGGAAGAGGCCACGCTACGGCGACCGGTCGGGGGCAGAATGGTGCTGAGGCAACAGCTCGAACACATCCTGGAATGTGGCGGGTTGCGGCACGTCGAGATCCAGGTTATGCCCACGGACCGCGAGGACCACGCGAGCGTGAGCGGCTCGTTCCGCGTACTGAAACTTCGTGACGGCAAGACACTCGCGTACTCAGCGGCCGAGATGCACAGCCGGGTGATCAGTGACCCGCGGGAAGTCCAGATCCTCGAAATGCGCTATGGGATGATCCGGGCGCAGGCTTTGTCGCCCCGGGAGTCACTGGCGTTCATCGAGAAGATGCTGGGAGAGAAGACATGA
- a CDS encoding bifunctional FO biosynthesis protein CofGH has product MTTSATSGTGPTENSLRRALKRARDGVALDVSEAAVLLQARGEALKDLAASAARVRDAGLEAAGRPGVITYSKSVFIPLTRLCRDKCHYCTFVTVPGKLRRAGHGMFMSPDEVLDIARKGAALGCKEALITLGDKPEDRWPEAREWLDAHGYDDTIAYVRAVSIRILEETGLLPHLNPGVMTWTDFQRLKPVAPSMGMMLETTAERLWSQPGGPHHGSPDKEPAVRLRVLEDAGRSSVPFTSGILIGIGETYEERAESLFALRRVSRAYHGIQELIIQNFRAKPDTAMRGMPDAELDELVATVAVARHIMGPAACLQAPPNLVDAEYERLIGAGIDDWGGVSPLTIDHVNPERPWPQIEELAARSEAAGFTLRERLCVYPEFVTRGEPWLDPRLLPHVRALADPETGLARPGALPEGLPWQEPDEAFVSSGRTDLHATIDTEGRTSDRRDDFDEVYGDWGALREAAAPGMAPERIDTDVRAALRTAADDPTRLTDDEALALLHADGPALDALTRIADDVRASVVGDDVTYIVTRNINFTNVCYTGCRFCAFAQRRTDADAYTLSLDQVADRAQQAWDVGAVEVCMQGGIHPDLPGTAYFDIARAVKARVPGMHVHAFSPMEVVNGATRTGMSVREWLTAAKEAGLDSIPGTAAEILDDEVRWILTKGKLPTATWIEVVETAHELGIRSSSTMMYGHVDQPRHWLGHLRTLARIQQRTGGFTEFVTLPFIHTNAPVYLAGIARPGPSMRDNRAVTAMARLLLHPHIPNIQTSWVKLGTEGAAEMLRSGANDLGGTLMEETISRMAGSSYGSYKSVRDLVAVAEAAGRPSRPRTTLYGEVPEERRKAAAASDGHLPELLPVLD; this is encoded by the coding sequence ATGACGACTTCCGCGACCTCCGGAACCGGACCCACCGAGAACTCCCTGCGTCGCGCCCTCAAACGCGCCCGTGACGGCGTCGCCCTCGACGTCAGCGAGGCGGCCGTACTGCTCCAGGCCCGCGGCGAGGCACTGAAGGACCTCGCCGCGTCCGCCGCCCGGGTGCGGGACGCGGGACTGGAAGCGGCCGGCCGCCCCGGCGTCATCACGTACTCGAAGAGCGTCTTCATCCCCCTGACCCGCCTGTGCCGCGACAAGTGCCACTACTGCACGTTCGTCACCGTGCCCGGCAAGCTGCGCCGCGCCGGGCACGGGATGTTCATGTCGCCGGACGAGGTCCTCGACATCGCCCGCAAGGGCGCGGCCCTCGGCTGCAAGGAAGCCCTGATCACCCTCGGCGACAAGCCCGAGGACCGCTGGCCCGAGGCGCGCGAGTGGCTCGACGCCCACGGCTACGACGACACCATTGCCTACGTCCGCGCCGTCTCCATCCGCATCTTGGAGGAGACGGGCCTGCTGCCCCACCTGAACCCGGGCGTCATGACCTGGACGGACTTCCAGCGCCTGAAGCCCGTGGCGCCGAGCATGGGCATGATGCTGGAGACGACGGCCGAGCGCCTGTGGTCGCAGCCCGGCGGCCCGCACCACGGCTCCCCGGACAAGGAACCGGCCGTACGGCTGCGGGTGCTGGAGGACGCGGGCCGGTCGTCCGTGCCCTTCACGTCCGGCATCCTCATCGGCATCGGCGAGACCTACGAGGAGCGCGCCGAGTCCCTGTTCGCGCTGCGCCGCGTCTCCCGGGCCTACCACGGCATCCAGGAACTGATCATCCAGAACTTCCGCGCCAAGCCGGACACGGCGATGCGCGGCATGCCGGACGCCGAACTGGACGAGCTGGTCGCGACGGTGGCGGTGGCGCGGCACATCATGGGCCCGGCGGCCTGCCTGCAGGCCCCGCCGAACCTGGTGGACGCCGAGTACGAGCGGCTGATCGGCGCCGGCATCGACGACTGGGGCGGCGTCTCCCCGCTGACCATCGACCACGTGAACCCGGAACGGCCCTGGCCGCAGATCGAGGAGCTCGCGGCGAGGTCGGAAGCCGCCGGCTTCACGCTGCGGGAACGTCTCTGCGTGTACCCGGAGTTCGTCACCCGCGGCGAGCCCTGGCTCGACCCCCGTCTGCTCCCGCACGTCCGCGCCCTCGCCGACCCCGAGACGGGCCTCGCGCGCCCCGGAGCGCTGCCCGAGGGGCTGCCCTGGCAGGAGCCGGACGAGGCGTTCGTGTCGTCCGGCCGCACCGACCTGCACGCCACGATCGACACCGAGGGCCGTACGTCGGACCGCCGCGACGACTTCGACGAGGTGTACGGCGACTGGGGCGCCCTGCGCGAGGCCGCCGCCCCCGGCATGGCCCCGGAGCGCATCGACACCGACGTGCGCGCGGCGCTGAGGACGGCGGCCGACGACCCGACCCGGCTGACGGACGACGAGGCGCTGGCCCTCCTCCACGCGGACGGCCCGGCGCTGGACGCCCTCACCCGCATCGCGGACGACGTGCGCGCGTCGGTCGTCGGCGACGACGTGACGTACATCGTCACCCGCAACATCAACTTCACCAACGTCTGTTACACCGGCTGCCGGTTCTGCGCCTTCGCGCAGCGCCGCACGGACGCCGACGCGTACACCCTGTCGCTGGACCAGGTGGCGGACCGCGCCCAGCAGGCCTGGGACGTGGGCGCGGTGGAGGTGTGCATGCAGGGCGGCATCCACCCCGACCTGCCCGGGACGGCGTACTTCGACATCGCGCGGGCCGTGAAGGCCCGGGTCCCCGGCATGCACGTGCACGCCTTCTCACCGATGGAGGTGGTCAACGGCGCGACCCGGACCGGCATGTCGGTGCGGGAGTGGCTGACGGCGGCGAAGGAGGCGGGACTGGACTCCATCCCCGGCACGGCGGCGGAGATCCTGGACGACGAGGTCCGCTGGATCCTCACCAAGGGCAAGCTGCCCACCGCGACGTGGATCGAGGTCGTCGAGACGGCCCACGAACTCGGCATCCGCTCCTCCTCCACGATGATGTACGGCCACGTGGACCAGCCCCGCCACTGGCTCGGCCACCTGCGCACGCTGGCCCGCATCCAGCAGCGCACGGGCGGCTTCACGGAGTTCGTCACGCTCCCGTTCATCCACACCAACGCGCCCGTCTACCTGGCCGGCATCGCCCGCCCCGGCCCCTCGATGCGCGACAACCGCGCGGTGACGGCGATGGCCCGGCTGCTGCTGCACCCCCACATCCCCAACATCCAGACAAGTTGGGTCAAATTGGGCACGGAGGGGGCGGCAGAGATGCTCCGCTCCGGCGCGAACGACCTGGGCGGCACGCTGATGGAGGAGACGATCTCCCGCATGGCGGGCTCGTCGTACGGCTCGTACAAGTCGGTCCGCGACCTGGTGGCGGTGGCCGAGGCGGCGGGCCGCCCGTCCCGCCCCCGCACCACGCTGTACGGCGAGGTCCCGGAGGAACGGCGGAAGGCGGCGGCGGCCTCGGACGGCCACCTGCCGGAGCTGCTGCCGGTGCTGGACTGA
- a CDS encoding DUF2339 domain-containing protein — protein sequence MATAEPTRTDDTGPGRASGSGPRIRVPAGPSEQAPGGSRGVTVRDRLRRSARHPVVVTTAVAGLLHLIWFFTFANSGGDLAAQDAWAEFVGRHPDSAYNLAWYGGMHPVSYSVVSPYLMSVLGVRTTMMIAGTLSAGLLTLILTRSRVVRQPLWPGLAGVFGLLGNAVSGRVTFGLGTLFALGAVAVVFCWPYRRRHQRWAKALCAAPLAALATMSSPVAGLFVGLVAVALFLQRRRPGAWALGLAPSAVVAVSAWLFPFSGTQPMSFGSAALPLAYSALVFLLVPHDWRTVRITSAVYGLSVLLVWLISSQIGSNITRLAMLFAGVALVAALPFAVPRSRKWYAIVVAFVGFVAWIGYKSVDDVVHTTPRASWARELAPLVNELQLVGAEKGRVEVVPARSHREASALAPYVNLARGWNRQADMERNPLFYDDTLNSANYHEWLKRWAVHYVVLPKDEPDGDGGERERQLVQRGLPYLTQVWGDANWQLFRVSDPAPLADPPATVERAEQGEMTLRVRQPGRVLIRVPYSPWLKLVDAEGEGVEAPQETEASKDRPEGMPKTYRNLNGCLMETEEDAEGDRWTVLLAPRAGTYRLASPYDLPRGTPCPEELR from the coding sequence GTGGCCACTGCGGAGCCGACACGCACCGACGACACCGGTCCGGGCCGGGCATCCGGATCCGGCCCGCGAATACGCGTGCCCGCCGGACCGTCCGAGCAGGCGCCCGGCGGATCCCGTGGGGTGACCGTACGTGACCGGCTGAGGCGGTCGGCGCGGCATCCCGTCGTCGTCACCACCGCCGTGGCGGGACTGCTGCACCTCATCTGGTTCTTCACCTTCGCGAACAGCGGTGGGGATCTGGCGGCGCAGGACGCCTGGGCGGAGTTCGTCGGGCGGCACCCGGACTCGGCGTACAACCTCGCCTGGTACGGCGGCATGCACCCGGTGTCCTACAGCGTGGTCTCGCCGTACCTGATGTCGGTGCTCGGTGTGCGGACGACGATGATGATCGCGGGGACGCTGTCCGCGGGGCTGCTGACGCTGATCCTGACGCGCAGCCGGGTGGTGCGGCAGCCGCTGTGGCCGGGGCTCGCGGGGGTGTTCGGGCTGCTGGGCAACGCGGTGTCGGGGCGGGTGACGTTCGGGCTCGGCACGCTGTTCGCGCTCGGTGCGGTGGCGGTGGTGTTCTGCTGGCCGTACCGCCGGCGTCACCAGCGCTGGGCGAAGGCGCTGTGCGCGGCACCGCTCGCCGCGCTGGCCACGATGTCCTCGCCCGTCGCCGGGCTGTTCGTGGGACTGGTCGCGGTCGCGTTGTTCCTCCAGAGGCGGCGGCCGGGGGCGTGGGCGCTGGGCCTGGCGCCGAGCGCGGTCGTCGCGGTGTCGGCGTGGTTGTTCCCGTTCTCCGGCACCCAGCCGATGTCCTTCGGGTCGGCCGCCCTGCCCCTCGCCTACTCGGCCCTCGTGTTCCTCCTCGTCCCGCACGACTGGAGGACGGTGCGCATCACCTCCGCCGTGTACGGGCTGTCCGTGCTGCTGGTGTGGCTGATCAGCTCGCAGATCGGGTCGAACATCACGCGGCTGGCGATGCTGTTCGCGGGCGTGGCGCTGGTGGCGGCGCTGCCGTTCGCGGTGCCGCGCTCGCGCAAGTGGTACGCGATCGTAGTGGCCTTCGTCGGGTTCGTCGCCTGGATCGGCTACAAGTCGGTCGACGACGTGGTCCACACGACTCCGCGGGCGTCCTGGGCCCGCGAACTGGCCCCACTGGTCAACGAACTCCAGCTCGTCGGCGCGGAGAAGGGCCGCGTCGAGGTGGTCCCGGCCCGCTCCCACCGCGAGGCCTCGGCGCTCGCCCCGTACGTCAACCTCGCCCGGGGCTGGAACCGGCAGGCCGACATGGAGCGCAACCCTCTCTTCTACGACGACACCCTCAACTCGGCCAACTACCACGAGTGGCTCAAGCGCTGGGCCGTGCACTACGTCGTACTGCCCAAGGACGAGCCGGACGGCGACGGCGGTGAGCGGGAACGGCAGCTGGTGCAGCGCGGCCTGCCGTATCTGACGCAGGTCTGGGGGGACGCGAACTGGCAGCTGTTCAGGGTGAGCGACCCCGCCCCGCTCGCCGATCCTCCCGCCACCGTCGAGCGGGCGGAGCAGGGTGAGATGACCCTGCGGGTGCGGCAGCCCGGCCGGGTGCTGATCCGCGTCCCGTACTCGCCGTGGCTGAAACTGGTCGACGCCGAGGGCGAGGGAGTCGAGGCGCCGCAGGAGACGGAGGCCTCCAAGGACCGGCCCGAGGGCATGCCGAAGACGTACCGCAACCTCAACGGCTGTCTGATGGAGACCGAGGAGGACGCGGAGGGCGACAGGTGGACGGTGCTGCTGGCGCCGCGCGCCGGGACGTACCGGCTGGCGTCGCCGTACGACCTGCCCCGGGGGACGCCCTGCCCGGAGGAACTGCGCTGA
- a CDS encoding ATP-binding protein: MSQKIPPQVVSPTHHFTVLLSATRRGARLARLLAERQLEEWGTYVEGSAHVVAELAANAVTHGRVPGRDFRLTLLLRADGTLRVEVTDARGDRVPRIGDPGGECAESGRGLLLVSAYAGRWGVDGAPAGGKTVWAELGSAGDHM; encoded by the coding sequence ATGAGCCAGAAAATCCCCCCGCAAGTCGTCAGCCCCACGCACCACTTCACGGTTCTGCTCTCCGCCACCCGAAGGGGCGCGCGCCTCGCCCGTCTGCTCGCGGAGCGCCAACTGGAGGAGTGGGGGACGTACGTGGAGGGCTCGGCGCACGTCGTCGCGGAACTGGCCGCGAACGCGGTGACGCACGGACGGGTCCCGGGCCGGGACTTCCGCCTGACTCTGCTGCTGCGCGCCGACGGCACGCTCCGTGTCGAGGTGACGGACGCCCGGGGCGACCGGGTCCCGCGCATCGGGGACCCGGGCGGCGAGTGCGCGGAATCGGGGCGGGGGCTGCTGCTCGTCTCGGCGTACGCCGGCCGTTGGGGCGTCGACGGGGCGCCGGCCGGCGGCAAGACCGTGTGGGCCGAACTGGGGTCGGCGGGCGACCACATGTGA
- a CDS encoding ADP-ribosylglycohydrolase family protein → MDATAGAVWGRTEQQDFRSRVRGTLLGVAVGDALGTPVAALDMDAVRAAHGPDGVVDLAPAYGRRGAVTHLTQLTLFSVDGLIRAQVRRDTGAWHPPTDVHRAYLRWAATQRDWGPDERRKDDGWLAREEWLYVRRDPPRALLFGLGDEHMGTPDAPKNPGEAGPEAAARSAPFGLLVGWEPQLVVQLAVECAAQTHGHPTACLAAGAYAVIVHALARGESLDGAVQRSLALLAARPGHQPVSEALQQALGAVRQGIPTPDRVAGLAGDGTAGRVVSAAVYCALVGEDVRHGLRLAVNHDGPSAATAALTGGLLGVLHGETALPPAWLAELEGRPTILELADDFAMEMTQGPALHTPAAAAPGWLARYPRA, encoded by the coding sequence GTGGATGCGACAGCGGGCGCCGTCTGGGGCCGCACCGAGCAGCAGGACTTCCGCAGCCGGGTGCGCGGCACGCTGCTCGGCGTGGCCGTCGGGGACGCGCTGGGCACGCCCGTCGCCGCGCTGGACATGGACGCCGTCAGGGCGGCGCACGGGCCGGACGGCGTCGTGGACCTCGCCCCGGCCTACGGCAGGCGCGGCGCCGTCACCCACCTCACCCAGCTCACCCTCTTCTCCGTCGACGGGCTGATCCGCGCCCAGGTCCGCCGCGACACCGGGGCCTGGCACCCGCCGACCGACGTGCACCGCGCATACCTGCGCTGGGCCGCCACCCAGCGCGACTGGGGCCCGGACGAGCGGCGCAAGGACGACGGATGGCTGGCCCGCGAGGAGTGGCTGTACGTCCGGCGGGACCCGCCCCGCGCCCTGCTGTTCGGGCTCGGCGACGAGCACATGGGTACGCCGGACGCGCCGAAGAACCCGGGGGAGGCGGGGCCCGAGGCCGCCGCCCGTTCCGCGCCCTTCGGACTGCTCGTCGGCTGGGAGCCGCAACTCGTCGTCCAGCTCGCCGTGGAGTGCGCCGCCCAGACCCACGGCCACCCCACCGCCTGCCTCGCGGCCGGCGCGTACGCCGTGATCGTGCACGCGCTGGCCCGCGGCGAGAGTCTCGACGGCGCGGTGCAGCGGTCCCTCGCCCTGCTCGCCGCCCGGCCCGGGCACCAGCCGGTGTCCGAGGCCCTGCAGCAGGCGCTGGGCGCGGTACGGCAGGGCATCCCGACGCCGGACCGGGTGGCAGGGCTGGCCGGCGACGGCACCGCCGGCCGGGTCGTCTCCGCCGCCGTCTACTGCGCCCTGGTCGGCGAGGACGTCCGGCACGGACTGCGTCTCGCGGTCAATCACGACGGGCCCTCCGCCGCCACCGCCGCCCTCACCGGCGGCCTCCTCGGCGTCCTGCACGGCGAGACGGCCCTGCCGCCGGCCTGGCTGGCCGAGCTGGAGGGCCGCCCCACGATCCTCGAACTGGCCGACGACTTCGCCATGGAGATGACCCAGGGCCCGGCCCTGCACACCCCGGCCGCCGCCGCCCCGGGGTGGCTGGCGCGTTATCCCCGGGCGTGA
- a CDS encoding LLM class F420-dependent oxidoreductase: MRISVTVFLTDETITPTRLARELEQRGFAGLYLPEHTHIPVERTSPYPAGGDLPPEYGRTLDPFVALGQAAAVTERLGLGTGITLVAQHDPIDLAKQVATLDHLSGGRFTLGLGFGWNVEEAADHGVEWRTRRELVRDRMGLMRALWSEEPVAYQGEFGGVRASHAHPKPVQKPRGPVVGPRTLVGGAAGPKLFAHICEYADGWLPIGGRGLSESLPRLRAAWSDAGRDPSALQVVPYAVHPAPGKLAHYAELGIEEVVVQLPPAGDAEVVRVLDAYAEYV, encoded by the coding sequence ATGCGCATCTCCGTCACCGTCTTCCTCACGGACGAGACCATCACCCCGACCAGGCTCGCCCGTGAGCTGGAGCAGCGGGGCTTCGCCGGGCTGTACCTGCCCGAGCACACCCACATCCCGGTCGAGCGGACCAGCCCGTACCCGGCGGGTGGCGACCTGCCTCCCGAGTACGGCCGCACCCTCGACCCGTTCGTCGCCCTCGGCCAGGCCGCCGCCGTCACCGAGCGCCTCGGTCTCGGCACCGGCATCACCCTGGTCGCCCAGCACGACCCGATCGACCTGGCCAAGCAGGTCGCGACCCTCGACCATCTCTCCGGCGGCCGCTTCACCCTCGGCCTCGGCTTCGGCTGGAACGTGGAGGAAGCCGCCGACCACGGCGTCGAGTGGCGGACGCGACGCGAGTTGGTCCGGGACCGGATGGGGTTGATGCGGGCGCTGTGGTCGGAGGAACCGGTCGCCTACCAGGGCGAGTTCGGCGGTGTGCGTGCCAGTCACGCCCACCCCAAGCCCGTGCAGAAGCCGCGCGGCCCGGTCGTCGGTCCCCGCACGCTCGTCGGCGGCGCCGCGGGCCCGAAGCTGTTCGCGCACATCTGCGAGTACGCCGACGGCTGGCTGCCGATCGGTGGGCGCGGCCTGTCCGAGTCGCTGCCCCGGCTGCGCGCCGCCTGGTCCGACGCCGGCCGCGACCCGTCCGCGCTCCAGGTCGTCCCGTACGCCGTCCACCCCGCCCCGGGCAAGCTCGCGCACTACGCGGAGCTGGGCATCGAGGAGGTCGTGGTGCAACTGCCCCCGGCCGGCGACGCGGAGGTAGTGCGGGTGTTGGACGCGTATGCCGAGTACGTGTAG
- a CDS encoding DUF2165 domain-containing protein, translating into MSTSISGTTRRTLPVAAAALTGTVALYMALVAFGNITDFGTNQDFVRHVLAMDTTFKDEDLMWRAVTDTALQDAAYVAIIAWETVAALVLVAGTWFWARGPHPLARRISTYGLLMVMLLFGAGFVGIGGEWFAMWQSEDWNGLDAATRVFLLSGVVLLVNHLPGGQADPAT; encoded by the coding sequence ATGTCCACATCCATCTCAGGCACCACCAGACGCACGCTGCCCGTGGCCGCCGCCGCCCTCACCGGCACCGTGGCCCTCTACATGGCCCTCGTCGCCTTCGGGAACATCACGGACTTCGGCACCAACCAGGACTTCGTCCGGCATGTCCTGGCCATGGACACGACGTTCAAGGACGAGGACCTGATGTGGCGGGCCGTCACGGACACCGCGCTCCAGGACGCGGCGTACGTCGCGATCATCGCGTGGGAGACGGTCGCCGCGCTCGTCCTCGTTGCCGGTACGTGGTTCTGGGCGCGCGGCCCGCACCCGCTGGCGCGGCGGATCTCGACGTACGGCCTGCTGATGGTGATGCTGCTGTTCGGCGCCGGGTTCGTCGGGATCGGCGGCGAGTGGTTCGCCATGTGGCAGTCCGAGGACTGGAACGGGCTGGACGCGGCGACCCGGGTGTTCCTGCTGAGCGGGGTCGTGCTGCTCGTGAACCACCTGCCCGGCGGGCAGGCCGACCCGGCTACTTGA